Proteins encoded in a region of the Stieleria neptunia genome:
- a CDS encoding sigma-70 family RNA polymerase sigma factor, with protein sequence MESISTSDLVNQASSGNRPAADQLIQQVYEKLRALAAELLRHESPTHTLQPTALVNEVYLRMVDQNRVDWKATTHFYAISARMMRRILVDHARGKKREKRGGGRQRIELEDDLCVTHRNDEDVLAVDDAIVKLASLHPRQAEIVELRFFGGLSVAQVAETLGVSKRTVEADWTFLRAWLRRELSEANDA encoded by the coding sequence TTGGAATCCATTTCGACCAGCGATCTGGTCAACCAGGCGAGTTCCGGCAACCGCCCGGCTGCCGATCAACTGATCCAACAGGTCTACGAAAAACTGCGCGCCCTGGCGGCAGAATTGCTGCGGCACGAGTCTCCGACGCACACCCTGCAGCCGACGGCATTGGTCAACGAGGTCTACCTGCGGATGGTGGACCAGAATCGCGTCGACTGGAAAGCGACGACGCACTTCTACGCCATCAGCGCACGGATGATGCGGCGGATCCTGGTGGACCACGCACGCGGAAAGAAGCGTGAAAAGCGTGGCGGCGGCAGGCAGCGAATCGAACTTGAGGATGATCTGTGTGTCACCCATCGCAACGACGAAGATGTGTTGGCCGTCGACGATGCGATTGTCAAGTTGGCGTCATTGCATCCGCGACAGGCTGAAATTGTCGAATTGCGTTTCTTTGGCGGACTGTCCGTCGCCCAGGTCGCCGAAACCTTGGGCGTCTCCAAGCGAACCGTCGAAGCCGACTGGACCTTCCTGAGGGCGTGGTTGCGCCGCGAACTTTCGGAGGCC
- a CDS encoding RNA polymerase sigma factor: MTHPNSGNHLADQILVRRMLKGDDQAFGEFVSLYQDRLFTSMLAHTGSRHDAEEIVQEAFVKAFQHLPRFRHQSQLYTWVYRIARNTSVNRARSGRDEVSLDANGGESNLSAPESSQPHVSMERLERVTMMRRALEAIETRHRKILLLREFEERSYQEIAEIMQIPLGTVRSRLSRARSRLREELSSRPGQFVPYFGSLDKLP; this comes from the coding sequence ATGACGCACCCCAACTCCGGCAATCATCTTGCGGACCAGATTCTGGTGCGGCGGATGCTCAAGGGTGACGACCAGGCGTTCGGCGAGTTCGTCAGTCTTTATCAGGATCGACTCTTCACAAGCATGCTGGCCCACACGGGAAGCCGGCACGATGCCGAGGAAATTGTCCAGGAGGCGTTTGTCAAGGCATTCCAACATTTGCCGCGTTTCCGACACCAGAGCCAGCTCTACACGTGGGTCTACCGAATCGCCAGGAATACGAGCGTCAACCGTGCCCGCAGCGGCCGCGACGAGGTCAGCCTGGATGCCAACGGGGGCGAGTCAAACCTATCGGCTCCGGAATCGTCGCAGCCGCACGTCTCGATGGAGCGGCTGGAGCGGGTCACCATGATGCGACGGGCGCTCGAAGCGATCGAAACGCGACACCGAAAGATCTTGCTGCTCCGCGAATTCGAAGAGCGTTCTTACCAGGAAATCGCGGAAATCATGCAGATACCGTTGGGGACCGTTCGGAGTCGGCTCTCCAGGGCCCGGAGCCGCCTGCGCGAAGAGCTCAGCAGTCGCCCAGGTCAATTTGTCCCTTACTTCGGTTCGCTCGACAAATTACCTTAA